The Paenibacillus amylolyticus genome contains the following window.
GTTAAACTAGTTTGGGTTACATATCAGTTCAATCATAGAAAGGTGAAGATTATGCTTAAAAAATGGTTATGGGGTACAGCCCTGACCCTGGCACTTGCGGTTACAGGTGTCCTTGTATATTACGGATATTCGATTGTTCATTTTGCCAATAGCATCTCAACTGCTTCCGGAACTTCATCCAACTCGTCCTCTTCAGGCAACAACAGCGATTCAGACACTGCAACGACAACGATTCCCAAGTGGGAGGGCCAGGAGCGGGTCAACATTCTGCTGCTTGGCGGTGACTCCAGAGGAGACGATGCAGGACGATCAGACTCCGTTATGGTCGCTTCCATTGATCCGGTAACCAAGAAAGCCCATCTATTCTCCGTACTGCGAGATACCTATGTCGCCATCCCCGGGCATGGCAAGAGCAGGCTCAATGCAGCATTCTCCTACGGAGGTGCGGAACTGACCAAACAAACCGTAAGTGATCTGCTCGGCATTCCCATTCAGCACTATGTCTACACGGACTTTACAGGTTTCATGGCACTCGTGGATGCGGTAGGCGGTATCGAGATCGATGTGGAGAAAGACATGTATTACACCAGTAAAGCGGATAAACATATGTACGATATCGATTTAAAAAAGGGATTGCAGCATATGGATGGCAAAACTGCCCTTCAATATGTTCGGTTCCGGCATGATGCCACCTCGGATTTCACCCGTACCGAACGGCAGCGAATCTTCATGACCGAACTGGCCAAGAAGATGCAGAGCACCACTTCGCTCTTCAAAATCCCGGATATCCTGGAAGCGATCGCTCCCTATATCGAGACGGATCTTAGTCCAACCCAGATGTTGAAACTGGCCTCCCTTGGCTTTGATATCCGTGCGAACGAGATAGACCAGCAGCAGATTCCACCGAACAAACTGCTTACCAATGAGCTCGTGGGTTCTGCTCAGGTGCTAGGTGTCGATGTAAGCAAACTCCAGTCCTATATTCAGAAACTGTTTGAAGAAGATGCTGCGTCCTCGGAGTCTCTATCATCAGACGAACAGAACTGAGAATAACAGGCATGAAAATACAGCGATATTGAACAACGCATATTTAAGTTTTACACAACAGAAAAGACGGCCGAAGCCGTCTTTTTTTGTACCTATTTTCTCCATTTAATGCAGCCTTAATGTTTAACAGGTACCCTTATATGATGAACTCCGGTTCCTGGAGGGAGGATTACATGTGAAAAAACCGCGAATCGCAGAATGGACCGAGCTGCGGGGCATTGCCTTTCTGGCGATCGTCATGCAGCATAATATCGCTGAGTATATCTATCGCGCCGATATTGAGCAGCCGGACTCCGTTATGCTGACCATGATTTATCATCTGACCCGCTTTGGTACGCCAACGTTTGTATTTTTATCGGCTGTCATGTTGTTTTACCATCACCGTGACACCA
Protein-coding sequences here:
- a CDS encoding LCP family protein, which codes for MLKKWLWGTALTLALAVTGVLVYYGYSIVHFANSISTASGTSSNSSSSGNNSDSDTATTTIPKWEGQERVNILLLGGDSRGDDAGRSDSVMVASIDPVTKKAHLFSVLRDTYVAIPGHGKSRLNAAFSYGGAELTKQTVSDLLGIPIQHYVYTDFTGFMALVDAVGGIEIDVEKDMYYTSKADKHMYDIDLKKGLQHMDGKTALQYVRFRHDATSDFTRTERQRIFMTELAKKMQSTTSLFKIPDILEAIAPYIETDLSPTQMLKLASLGFDIRANEIDQQQIPPNKLLTNELVGSAQVLGVDVSKLQSYIQKLFEEDAASSESLSSDEQN